In a single window of the Pseudomonadota bacterium genome:
- a CDS encoding molybdopterin oxidoreductase, whose product MVEFVYSNAEREQEVYGYDSVTKSHCRMCHGGCGVLIYTKDNKVEKIAGDPECPIAHGTLCSKGLATTQIAYHPDRLLHPVKRIGPKGSGQWERITWDEALDTIAEKINGYKAEFGAESIVMGYGTGRENEAVIYRFANLLGTPNVLTAGHLCYGPRISTSIITCGSNPIVDYENHPECIMVWGNNLVIGNSDEYKGESLSVSIEEGARLIVVDPRMTRLAARADLWLQLRPGTDTALALGMLHCIIEEELYDKEFVANHVHGWEPFVERVKEYPLDKVAEITWVPAEKIAAAARLYATAKSAGIQWGVAIEQQINCADNNRTLMALMGLTGNIDRKGGQVLFKTPKVRNVGQFGAHKEISAEQKAKRLGGDRFKLAHNFAIMNPKAVWDAIIDEEPYPVKMCFFISSNPVMTRANAQEVYKALEKVEFMAVADFFITPTAELADIVLPAATWLEMDYVADFWKRHGYILPRRKVVEIAECRSDHEMLNDLAHRVGQGEHWWDNFEGGLDYILEPMGITWKEFKEMKYIRGEMSYEKYKTKGFSTPTGKFELYSTKLEEWGYDPLPRYREPSESPVSTPELLKEFPYILVTGARSPGYFHTENFQSPWLREQRPEPFIEIHPDTAKQLGIKEGDWVTIESLRGRAKQRAKIFSGIHPQVLGAQHAWWYPEKKDPGHGWNDSNINVLTDNSYESCDPAMGATSVRTLLCKIYRSENQEGSSHG is encoded by the coding sequence ATGGTCGAGTTCGTATACTCAAACGCCGAGCGTGAGCAGGAGGTCTATGGCTACGACTCCGTCACCAAGAGTCATTGCCGTATGTGCCACGGCGGCTGCGGCGTATTGATCTACACCAAGGACAACAAGGTGGAGAAGATCGCGGGCGACCCGGAGTGTCCCATCGCGCACGGCACCTTGTGCAGCAAAGGATTGGCGACCACGCAGATCGCCTATCATCCGGATCGTCTGCTGCATCCCGTCAAGCGCATCGGCCCCAAGGGCAGCGGCCAGTGGGAGCGGATCACCTGGGACGAGGCACTGGATACCATCGCTGAAAAAATCAACGGCTACAAGGCCGAGTTCGGCGCCGAATCCATCGTCATGGGCTACGGCACCGGGCGTGAAAACGAAGCGGTGATCTACCGTTTCGCCAATCTGCTGGGCACGCCCAACGTGCTCACCGCCGGGCACCTCTGCTATGGCCCGCGTATCTCCACCAGTATCATTACCTGCGGTTCCAATCCCATCGTCGACTACGAGAACCATCCGGAATGCATCATGGTGTGGGGCAACAACCTGGTCATCGGCAACTCGGATGAATACAAGGGCGAATCGCTGTCGGTCTCCATCGAGGAAGGCGCCAGGCTGATCGTGGTTGATCCGCGCATGACGCGCCTCGCCGCGCGCGCCGATCTGTGGCTGCAGCTGCGTCCCGGTACCGACACGGCACTGGCGCTGGGCATGCTTCACTGCATCATCGAGGAAGAACTTTACGATAAAGAATTCGTTGCCAACCACGTGCACGGCTGGGAACCCTTCGTCGAACGCGTCAAGGAGTACCCGCTGGACAAGGTGGCCGAGATCACCTGGGTGCCGGCGGAGAAGATCGCCGCGGCCGCGCGCCTGTACGCCACGGCCAAGTCGGCCGGCATCCAATGGGGTGTGGCCATTGAGCAGCAGATCAACTGCGCCGACAACAACCGCACATTGATGGCGTTGATGGGGCTCACGGGCAACATCGATCGCAAGGGCGGACAGGTGCTGTTCAAGACGCCCAAGGTACGCAACGTCGGGCAGTTCGGCGCCCACAAAGAGATCTCCGCGGAGCAGAAGGCCAAACGCCTCGGCGGCGACCGCTTCAAGCTGGCCCACAACTTCGCCATCATGAATCCCAAGGCGGTGTGGGATGCGATCATCGACGAAGAGCCCTACCCGGTGAAGATGTGCTTTTTCATCAGCTCCAACCCGGTGATGACCCGCGCCAACGCGCAGGAGGTCTACAAGGCGCTGGAGAAGGTGGAGTTCATGGCCGTGGCGGACTTCTTCATCACCCCTACCGCAGAGCTGGCAGATATCGTACTCCCGGCCGCCACCTGGCTGGAGATGGACTACGTCGCGGATTTCTGGAAACGTCACGGTTATATCCTGCCGCGCCGCAAAGTCGTCGAGATCGCCGAGTGCCGTTCCGACCATGAGATGCTCAACGATCTGGCGCACCGCGTCGGCCAGGGCGAGCACTGGTGGGACAATTTCGAAGGCGGACTGGACTACATCCTCGAACCCATGGGCATCACCTGGAAAGAGTTCAAGGAGATGAAGTACATTCGTGGCGAGATGAGCTACGAAAAGTACAAGACCAAGGGTTTCTCAACACCCACCGGCAAGTTCGAACTCTACTCCACCAAACTCGAGGAGTGGGGTTACGACCCGCTGCCCCGCTACCGCGAACCGTCGGAGAGTCCCGTAAGCACGCCCGAGCTGCTCAAGGAGTTCCCCTACATCCTGGTGACCGGCGCCCGCTCGCCGGGTTACTTCCACACCGAAAACTTTCAGTCACCGTGGCTGCGCGAGCAACGCCCCGAGCCTTTCATCGAGATTCACCCGGACACTGCAAAACAGCTCGGCATCAAAGAGGGCGACTGGGTGACCATCGAATCACTGCGCGGCAGAGCCAAGCAGCGTGCCAAAATATTCTCCGGTATCCATCCCCAGGTGCTCGGCGCGCAGCACGCATGGTGGTACCCGGAGAAGAAAGATCCCGGCCACGGCTGGAACGACTCCAACATCAACGTGCTGACCGACAACTCCTACGAGTCCTGCGATCCGGCCATGGGGGCCACCAGCGTGCGTACCCTGCTGTGCAAAATCTATCGTTCCGAGAACCAGGAAGGCAGCAGCCATGGGTGA
- a CDS encoding helix-turn-helix domain-containing protein, whose amino-acid sequence MTGSPQIPHIDLDRAQPVAFQIRRLRDLYYPRPQVVKNERPHRHNFQELIWVASGAGQHEIDGKRLAIHPDTVYLIAQGQVHCFLEAKGIHGYVLSFTDDFLPDSATPAGRFYHALFNNVQTLPALHIDKKDSQSIKQLLKLIDEEYEHTYPTADVAVLQHLLQALLIKIERLLYDSATAHENSEADNSLLSRFLTVLEANYTIHHDVEFYTQALATTPRQLSAAVKQHLGKTAKQIIEERLILEAKRNLRFTDMKIKTIAEQLGFSDSSYFSKVFRRHAKTSPQAFKAG is encoded by the coding sequence ATGACCGGTTCACCTCAGATTCCACATATCGACCTGGACAGGGCGCAACCGGTCGCCTTCCAAATTCGCAGACTTCGCGATCTCTACTATCCACGACCACAAGTCGTGAAAAACGAACGACCCCATCGCCATAACTTTCAGGAGCTGATCTGGGTAGCCTCCGGAGCTGGCCAGCACGAAATCGACGGCAAACGCCTCGCGATACACCCCGACACTGTTTACCTGATCGCGCAGGGTCAGGTGCACTGCTTCCTGGAAGCGAAAGGAATTCACGGTTATGTCTTGAGCTTTACCGATGATTTTCTTCCCGACTCGGCGACACCGGCAGGCCGTTTCTACCACGCGCTGTTCAACAACGTTCAAACGCTGCCCGCGCTGCATATCGATAAGAAGGATTCGCAATCCATCAAACAGCTGCTGAAACTGATTGACGAAGAGTATGAGCACACGTATCCAACGGCCGACGTTGCCGTCCTTCAGCATCTCCTGCAAGCGCTGCTCATCAAGATAGAGCGGCTGCTTTATGACAGCGCAACCGCGCATGAGAACAGCGAGGCCGACAATTCTCTACTCAGCAGATTCCTAACCGTGCTGGAGGCCAACTACACGATACATCATGACGTCGAATTCTACACACAAGCGCTTGCCACAACCCCACGGCAACTCTCGGCAGCCGTAAAACAACACCTGGGAAAGACCGCCAAACAGATCATCGAAGAGCGTCTGATACTGGAGGCCAAACGCAATCTGCGCTTCACTGATATGAAGATCAAAACAATCGCCGAGCAGCTCGGTTTTTCAGACTCCTCCTACTTCAGCAAAGTGTTTCGGAGGCATGCCAAGACATCACCGCAGGCATTCAAAGCCGGCTGA
- a CDS encoding phenylacetate--CoA ligase: protein MSDKKVGGDGYMFQPEVEAMPRDQLEKLQLERLQTTLRRAYRNVAHYRQVIDACGLPVDKVNDLDDVRWLPFTVKDDLRNAYPFNLFAVPREEVVRIHASSGTTGKPTVVGYTRDDIGTWADLMARSMAATGVRPGDIIHNAYGYGLFTGGLGAHYGAERLGATVVPMSGGNTEKQIVLLQDFGARALCATPSYALNIAELAEQEGIDLRSGPLAIGIFGAEPWSDAMRAELEQHLGIKAVDIYGLSEIMGPGVAVECCEAQAGLHGWEDHFLFEIIDPESGEPLPMGDTGELVITTLTKQALPMIRYRTRDITRLTDEPCACGRTHVRILRVTGRNDDMLIIRGVNVYPSQVEAVLVGQEGIAPYYQLVVRREGNMDDLTVEAEALPETDPSRYTEVAAEARHHIKSMIGVTCKVEMKKPGEVPRSQGKAVRVKDLRKK, encoded by the coding sequence ATGAGTGACAAAAAGGTAGGAGGCGACGGCTATATGTTTCAGCCGGAAGTGGAGGCCATGCCCCGCGACCAGCTGGAGAAGTTACAGCTCGAACGCCTGCAGACAACCCTGCGCCGCGCTTACCGGAACGTTGCACATTACCGCCAGGTCATCGATGCCTGTGGCCTGCCGGTCGATAAGGTCAACGATCTGGACGACGTGCGCTGGTTGCCCTTCACCGTGAAGGACGATCTGCGCAATGCTTACCCCTTCAACCTGTTCGCCGTACCGCGCGAGGAGGTGGTGCGGATCCATGCCTCGTCCGGAACGACCGGTAAACCCACGGTCGTCGGCTACACCCGCGACGATATCGGCACCTGGGCCGATCTGATGGCCCGCTCCATGGCCGCCACCGGTGTGCGCCCCGGCGACATCATCCACAACGCCTATGGTTACGGGCTGTTCACCGGCGGCCTGGGCGCCCATTATGGCGCCGAGCGGCTCGGCGCCACGGTCGTACCCATGTCCGGCGGCAACACCGAAAAGCAGATCGTGCTGCTGCAGGACTTCGGCGCCCGCGCCCTCTGCGCCACGCCCTCCTACGCGCTCAATATCGCCGAACTGGCCGAGCAGGAGGGCATCGATCTGCGCTCCGGCCCATTGGCCATCGGCATCTTCGGCGCCGAACCCTGGTCGGACGCCATGCGTGCCGAACTGGAGCAGCACCTGGGCATCAAGGCGGTCGACATCTACGGCCTCTCCGAGATCATGGGACCGGGCGTGGCGGTCGAGTGCTGCGAAGCCCAGGCGGGGTTGCACGGCTGGGAGGATCACTTCCTGTTCGAGATCATCGACCCGGAAAGCGGTGAACCGCTGCCCATGGGCGACACCGGCGAACTGGTCATCACCACGCTCACCAAGCAGGCGCTGCCGATGATTCGCTATCGCACCCGCGACATCACCCGCCTCACCGACGAGCCCTGCGCCTGCGGCCGCACCCACGTGCGCATCCTGCGGGTCACCGGGCGCAACGACGACATGCTGATCATCCGCGGCGTCAACGTCTACCCCTCGCAGGTTGAAGCGGTGCTGGTGGGCCAGGAAGGAATCGCTCCCTACTATCAGTTGGTAGTTCGGCGTGAAGGCAACATGGACGACCTGACGGTGGAAGCGGAAGCGCTGCCGGAGACCGATCCGTCGCGTTATACCGAGGTCGCTGCCGAGGCGCGTCACCACATCAAATCGATGATCGGTGTGACCTGCAAAGTCGAGATGAAAAAGCCCGGCGAGGTGCCGCGCTCCCAGGGTAAGGCGGTGCGTGTCAAGGATCTGCGTAAAAAGTAA
- a CDS encoding indolepyruvate oxidoreductase subunit beta family protein, translated as MTPDRPLTVLIGALGGQGGGVLADWLVEAAREAGYPAQGTSIPGVAQRTGATTYYFELFPQRDPASHPIFSLFPSAGDVDLVAAMEPTEAGRALDQGLVTANTTVISTALRVFSTAEKVIAGDGSIDPMPILQALRGAARRLIRLDAVDTGGAAINAVMLGAIAGSGSLPIEPDCYRDAIRHRGVAVEANLRAFETGYALARQDDTAAVAPPGAIFQPVPDAFRQALDQLPAALRPMVGHGLARLIDYQNTDYAQRYLDRLLPVIALDAEHGGEGNAYRLSQEVARRLAAWMSYEDVIRVAQLKTRAGRLARIRDEVGAIGGEPLRVAEFLKPGPAEIRMILPPRLARLIRDPAPGKPAGRSLRLPTTSAWGYAALRFLAGLRPWRPRSVGFAREQNAIDQWLAAVTTATAYDYGLACQVAELAVWARGYGQVRERGIECLDGLFTGWAENLQARPEATRSAVGEALKAARDNPDAGYRAVIGQNS; from the coding sequence ATGACGCCTGACCGTCCCCTTACCGTGCTCATCGGCGCTCTTGGCGGCCAGGGTGGCGGTGTGCTCGCCGACTGGCTGGTGGAGGCGGCCCGTGAAGCCGGCTATCCCGCCCAGGGCACCTCGATTCCCGGCGTCGCCCAGCGCACCGGCGCCACGACCTACTACTTCGAGCTGTTCCCGCAGCGCGATCCGGCCAGCCACCCCATCTTCTCGCTCTTCCCCAGCGCCGGTGATGTGGACCTGGTGGCTGCCATGGAGCCCACCGAGGCGGGTCGCGCCCTGGATCAAGGCCTGGTCACCGCCAACACAACGGTCATCAGCACGGCACTGCGTGTTTTCAGCACTGCCGAGAAGGTGATTGCCGGTGATGGCAGCATTGATCCTATGCCGATCCTGCAGGCCCTGCGCGGTGCTGCACGGCGACTGATCCGCCTCGATGCGGTCGATACAGGCGGCGCGGCCATCAATGCGGTGATGCTGGGAGCGATTGCCGGCAGCGGCAGCCTGCCCATAGAACCCGACTGTTACCGCGATGCGATCCGTCATCGCGGGGTGGCGGTGGAGGCCAATCTGCGCGCCTTTGAAACCGGCTATGCTCTGGCCCGGCAAGACGACACGGCGGCGGTTGCACCCCCTGGCGCAATCTTCCAACCTGTGCCGGACGCCTTCCGCCAGGCGCTGGATCAGTTGCCCGCGGCGCTGCGGCCCATGGTCGGACATGGCCTGGCACGGTTGATCGACTACCAGAACACCGATTACGCCCAGCGCTACCTGGATCGGCTGCTACCCGTTATCGCGCTCGACGCCGAGCACGGTGGCGAGGGGAATGCCTACCGCCTCTCACAGGAGGTGGCGCGGCGGCTCGCCGCCTGGATGAGCTACGAGGATGTGATCCGCGTCGCCCAGCTGAAGACCCGCGCAGGACGCCTGGCAAGGATTCGCGACGAGGTCGGCGCAATAGGCGGCGAGCCGTTGCGGGTGGCCGAATTCCTCAAACCGGGCCCTGCGGAGATCCGCATGATCCTGCCGCCCCGGCTCGCCCGGCTGATCCGCGATCCCGCGCCGGGCAAACCCGCCGGCCGTTCGCTGCGGCTGCCCACCACATCGGCCTGGGGCTACGCCGCGTTACGCTTTCTTGCCGGGCTGCGCCCCTGGCGGCCGCGCAGCGTGGGCTTCGCCCGCGAGCAGAACGCCATCGATCAATGGCTGGCGGCGGTAACCACAGCCACTGCCTACGATTACGGATTGGCCTGTCAGGTGGCTGAACTGGCAGTCTGGGCAAGGGGTTACGGCCAGGTGCGCGAACGCGGCATCGAGTGCCTGGACGGGCTCTTCACCGGCTGGGCGGAGAATCTGCAGGCGCGACCCGAGGCGACAAGATCCGCCGTTGGCGAGGCATTGAAAGCGGCTCGCGACAACCCCGATGCGGGTTACCGTGCTGTCATAGGCCAAAATTCGTAA